From the Cucumis sativus cultivar 9930 chromosome 5, Cucumber_9930_V3, whole genome shotgun sequence genome, the window GCATCGCTCTTCCACTCGTCGCTATGAACTTAACATGGTTTGTAAAGATAGCCATTACCACCGCTTTCCTTGGCCGTCTCGGCGATCTTCCATTAGCCGCCGGAACACTCGGTTTCACCTTCGCAAATGTCACTGGCTTTTCCGTTTTGAATGGTCTCTGTTGTGCCATGGAGCCCATTTGCGGTCAAGCCTTCGGCGCCAAGAACTTCCAACTCCTTCACAAAACTCTGTTCATGTCCATCTTCCTTTTACTCCTCGCTacacttccaatttcattccTCTGGCTCAACGTCGACACAATCTTGATCCATTTCGGTCAACAAAAAGACCTTTCAATCGCCGCTAAAACCTATCTTTTCTATCTCCTCCCTGATTTGTTAATCACTTCATTCCTCTGCCCATTGAAATCTTATCTCAGTTCACAAACAGAGACCCTCCCGATCATGTTGTCCTCTGCTCTGGCTTTGGCCCTTCATGTACCCATCAACCTTTTTCTTGCTAAATCCAAGGGATTGATTGGGGTTTCAATAGCGATTTGGGTAACAGATTTTGTAGCAATGATTTCATTAGCGATTTACGTTTGGTTGAAACAAAGTATGAGTAATAATGAAGAAGGTGGGGGGTGGTTTGATCAAACTGTTCAAGATTGGGTTCGCCTATTGAAGCTTTCAGGTCCGTGTTGCTTAACCACCTGTCTTGAATGGTGGTGTTACGAGATTCTGATACTTCTCACCGGCCGTCTTCCCAATGCTAAACAAGCCGTAGGGACTATAGCTATAGTATTAAACTTCGATTATTTGCTTTACTCTGTTATGTTATCGTTAGCCACGTGTGCTTCGGCGCGTGTGTCGAACGAGTTGGGTCGGAACAGTGAGTTGGCGGCGAGGTGGTCGGCGGGGGTATCGGTGGTGGGGAGTGTGGTGGTTGGATTGATGGGGGCGGCGGCGATGGTGGCAGGGA encodes:
- the LOC101219266 gene encoding protein DETOXIFICATION 56, translated to MSVTVSSSTLESGSSPRITKWVSKDFINSIISELKLQRGIALPLVAMNLTWFVKIAITTAFLGRLGDLPLAAGTLGFTFANVTGFSVLNGLCCAMEPICGQAFGAKNFQLLHKTLFMSIFLLLLATLPISFLWLNVDTILIHFGQQKDLSIAAKTYLFYLLPDLLITSFLCPLKSYLSSQTETLPIMLSSALALALHVPINLFLAKSKGLIGVSIAIWVTDFVAMISLAIYVWLKQSMSNNEEGGGWFDQTVQDWVRLLKLSGPCCLTTCLEWWCYEILILLTGRLPNAKQAVGTIAIVLNFDYLLYSVMLSLATCASARVSNELGRNSELAARWSAGVSVVGSVVVGLMGAAAMVAGRGEWGRIFTRDEGVVRMVKKMLVLMAAIEVVNFPVAVCGGVVRGVGKPLMGLGASLGGFYGVALPLGMVLGFKVGVGLGGLLIGFLVGVFVCLILLMVFVWRIDWGKEAQRAQLMAKDGEIVVVDNVKT